GAAACATCGTAGAGATCGTCAATGAGTtagagaagagaggagaaggCCTTTGTTTGTgtggtttggtttgttttctgtTCGATACTTCTTATGTTAAGACTTAACAGAGAGACATGTACTCGAGTTGATTATAAACTCAGTACCTGTGTTCTTTTAAAACTCTTTGATTAATAATTACATTATCAAGAGTTATTGAATAGTACTTAAATAGCTAatcatcctctctttttttattattattattattaatataaatattaaagttaatttCAACGTCTCTcagttaattttatatgttctaaaattaataattatataaatcttaataattttaaaatttataaaacttaaactcgtaattttttaaaagcaaatctATACCCTAACTAATTCAACTATATccctcaaaattaattatttttaatttagtagtTTATGTTCCTAACTCTCAGAAATTAAATCTTAACAGTTAAAATTCAAACAGatgattttaatttcatcaatatgACAAATTATGTTGCTAATTGATGGATTAAtgcatatttgatttttttttgtttaagagggCAAATACAATATGATAATCTAATATTATTGGGCCGAGCAAGTTGTTGAGCATTTATTCATagtatcatgtttttttttttttgaaatataacattattaaattatagtatttcactaatttttttgaaattgtattgttttgtcaaatttttatatttaccgtaataatttttttaaaaatctaattgtGTTCTTGGTAcggttgtttttcttatttataaatatattaaagtatttttttaaatattttattttatttttaacttcagtacattaaaactattaaaaacactaaaaaatattaatttaatttttttccagaataaatatacttttaaaacacaccaatcacaatttaaaacataaaaacaaatgttgcctaagatgattttattctatttttttatattctttatttttataaatttaaaagttttacatgaaaaaataagtagtatacttttcattttcaaaacattgtcagaatgattttgaatttttttttggcaataattgttttttttttttaaaaaaaaaacgccaTTCTTGTGGGAAAATAACTGTCCCACCCTACATATTATTTAATCTGTAGATAGAATAGAAAATTTAACATCTATACTTATTCCACAAATGGATATTTTCTAGAACATAAAGTTTAATACCTCTACTTCGTCTGCAACTCCGTTATTTTCGACTCACTATGCAGGCTCTTAGAAACAAAACTAGTGAGGCtaatttttaatgtgaaataaaaagGTAATGAAACTgacaagtaaaagaaaaatatacgtGTTTACATAGTACAAAAAAAGGATTGTTATAGAAcaaaacctttaaaaataaaaataaaaataaaaacaccttAATTATGGAGAgatatctaaaatataaaattttcattcattCATCCAAGTCTCAAGTCTCgcttatcaaaaaaaaaaaattattacaactctttatatgaaaaaactaaatataactCTATTAATACTTAGtagaaaaatacaacaaaaaaatatattattttcaaataaaaaattaaaagaattgagctCTGATATCACTAAACATATTTATGAGTGAAAAATAATGAGATTTGTTATAAATCAAAACTGTCAAAGATCAAGAATACCATAACTACAAGGAaacatctaaaatatttaatttttatgccttataaaacttattaatactaaatagaaaataaaaatagaagaatttttcctttaaatacaaaaattagaaaagccTAATgatattgaaaaggaaaatataaacccaaaaataaaaaatctaaaccgataaaggaaaaaataaaaacatcaaaatgttttatcttgaattttatttttattttatacattttctTTTATAGACATTATATTTGttactataaataaatcatgcaaatacaacaaatattttttttttgaggggggggattaatgataaattaaaattatatatttaaagtattataaaattataaaaataattcaaaaaataaattaatataaaaaagttattattgattaaaaatcaaattaaaaaaattaatatttttttaaaatcaagtgcTAATAAGCCTAACAAGTTAGGCATGCATGCCTAGTTCACAACTAATTTTTAGCGACGTCCATTTTCTCTTCATGGCCTCTCAATTCTATGGTGACTggtgtggaaaaaaaaatatttggtttggtgttgataattttttttatttatctatttttctctttgtttggaTTTCCATGTAATTccttgtatttgttttaaaataatcatttaatttatttttttaaattttgatttaaattttttttattactatttattttattttagataatttatgaaattttaatttttttaaattttattttgaatttttttatctatcatatttggttcttattattttaattatttttttttattttttttccttgtcttggtttattttatttttttaattttatctctcattatgttatttcatttattttttatacgaGAATTGATTCacaactttttaatttctattttttaatttttttgatttattttatattttaatttcatcattcattgttttattttatttaatttttatatcaaatttgatctttattcttttaattgttatttattttattttgtatatatatattttggatgattgAGAGTTTtgcttcatgatattttttttatttgtcttataTAGGGTAATCTAGTCTCATGATATGATATacatatttcaaatattaactCGATTTgactttgatatttattttagttatttttaaaagtaatttttttcagttttatcattTCAATAGAATTATTTCATTCTCATATCCCAAGTTACAATTATTCAAGTTAACCCATATTaacttgaggtttttttatcaattttttattgaattttgttttatattttaccttttattttttaaatttgtttagagTTGaactctaatattttatttaatttttttatatagaattatttCGACTTTACAACCAGATTGTGAATTAGACATACTAACTCGAgtcaaattcttttattttttataatattttttcaattcatcttttaatatttgatttgctgATGATTGaaccctttattttatttttataaggttattttatttttatttaatttttattttgatatcaaatgagatttttaaaatatatagaaagtatattttttaatattgataaatatttattttttaattaatatttatttttatttttatttttatattttaataatcatattattattattattatattagccaaatttaaaacatgaaaatagaaaaaatttcatCAGGCGCGCGGGCTACTATGAAATCTCGACTGTATCTTCTCGTCTCTTCTGTTTGGAGATGATAACCAAACATATTCAagtgacaattttttttacacgTGTTAGTCAGTTCTTTTGCGCGTGCTATTAACACTTTCATTCATAAATTCAACTTCCAGGCGAAGTGGAAAAATGGGAGAAAATAGCTTAATATAACTGCAACTGACAATCCAAaaacctcatataaaaaaacgCAGAGGAGAGTTCTAGGGTTTCCAATCTCGCGAAATTCGATCAATCAAAATGGAAATGGAAGGAGTGAGCAATGGGGGGGATGTTGTACCACGAGGTACAAGAGGCCAAGCTATGCGCCGTACATTGCTTTAACACAGAGTTACAAGGACCCTTCTTTTCAGAATTATATTTGGCGGCGCTTGCTTCCGATCTCGATTCAAAAGAACGCCAGATGATGCAAGAGGGCAACTTCTTCACCTCATCCGTTGGTGATTACCTCTCCGCCGAGTCCCATAATGTGTCCTTAGGCGGTGATTTTAGTATCCAGGTTCGCTTCCTTTCCTTcgtttttttcttgtcaattaTTAAAGCTGTACgttttttcttctctaaaaattaaagcaaaagaTGAGGGTATTGGATCAACTAGTTCGAGTCATTAATTGTTTAAGAAtgaaaaaatcagaaattttcATTAGTGACGCCTTTGGTTAACGTATTGTTTGCTTACTATAGTCGAAGCCAATCATGATTGTGCAATTTTTTCTTATCCATGCTGAGAAACCTGGAATTAAGAAAAGAAGTTTGATGTTAGacggtacttttttttttattattattatgctgCCTTGTTTCGAAGTTAACTCAAATTGAGTGAGTTGCGGCAGGTTTTGTTATTATTGCATCAGAGCAAACGAAAACCACATGTCCTGGGTGGACAATTATGGaccttttcaaaattttagcaATAACTCTGTGTTTAGTGAGGAGGACGAAAAATGGTTTAGAGAGAAGGGAAGTATTAGCACGTTTATAGTCCTTCCTCAGAGGTTCAAAATTTGAGGCATTTTGAGAGATGTAGCTGGGTATAATGAATCATTTAGTTTATTAGTGTGCAAATTATTTTACTTTGGAGCATAAAAGTAGGGATTCAGATTGATGCTATGACCATTCAGCTAGTATTGGTGAAATATATCATATGGCTAGTGGAACCATTGTTGTTGATTTATGGATAATCAGGTGGCTGGTATACTTTTATAAAGCATGCGTGGCTTGAGGTGGGAAATGGAAAGATGGTAAATTTTTGGAAAAGTTATGTGATTTAGCACTCGCCATATTTTAAATCTCTTAGAGTAAACAATATGGTTATTGTCAGTGTTTGTGGATAAATTCTTCGATAGACTTTTATGAAGTGCATGTCATGGTGTGAAGATATGAGATCAGCTCATATATACCAGAAATGTGTAAACCCCCGAGTTTGGTGATCTGGATCACACCTTTTGGATTGCAGTACATTCATGTACGGGATTGAGGTGGTTTGCGATATGGATTGTGAAAATTGGTGATCCATTTTTAGTAACAAAAATCTGTATTAatggaaagaaattgaaaaaaaaaaatctgacttCGCTAGATTTTCCTCAAAGAGCTGAGAGAGAAGCCatgaagaaagaacaaaaaaatgaaggaaaaaaaaaatcatctggtGGCGAGAAACAAAGAAACATGCTTGACTTTTGAGAAAGACAGTTTTAAGACAGCTGAGATGTTGATAATTAAACCTAACAACAAGAGAAGTCTTGGCCTTGGTAAAAAGGACAAGTTTGGACCTTCAGTTTTACTTTGGCCCAATATTCTTTCACACTCAGGTctggtttttaattatattctgCCAAACctactttattttgttttattaatccaatttatttgaaataactaAAGTTCTTTCTATTCTCTTATTTattagaaatgaaaacaacatttTTGTTTGAAGTTTTCTTCCTTTATACTATTACCTCATAACGTTTGTGCCATCAACTAACCGAAAAAATGTTCCAAGTGTACAGCATTTGAACTAATGTACCATTCTACCCCCTGTGCACTGTAAATTAATCAAAGTGCATATCCCATCTCTGAAACTTGTACCAGAACCAAAATGTTAAACGGTTCTGGTAATTATGGACCAGTAAATAGAGGAAAGACTCACCGGAAAACTGTTTCAGTGATGGAAGTTTGTTGGAGGTTTAGATGAGGGTGGAAACACCCACCATACAGTGCAGATTAACTGGGAACTTGAGCATGTAAAGTTTCATTGTAGGTTTTGCCATTCATTCAGGCACTAATTCTCATTTTCAACTATGCAACCTTTAGAATTCATGTTATGTGTGTGAGTATCCGTTCAGTATGTATGATGAGCATTCACTTTTTATTCTTTAGATCCCTTAAGAAATTACTGAACTGGCATGTCCTGGTCATAGATTAAATTCATGTTCTCTAGTTTTGTTTTACCGGTGAATTATTAATTACTAACCATGCATGGTCCATGTTGTCATTCACTAGTCGAAAACTTTTTATGTAATCATATAAATGGGCTTATTGAACAGTGCTACTTACATAGATGCATCCCTTCTGAGCCACAAACTGGTATCATACTTAGTACTTACATAGATTAACTTAAATGCATATAAAGTATGCTCCTTGTTTTGCTGGTGACTATTTCCTGGTATGTCTATGGAGTTGTACAAACTTAACTTGTTGTGAGAATTCTTGTTTGCAGGTGTTACAAAAGGCTTTAGAGGTGTGGGATTTGCAGGTCATTGCCTTTGACAGTCCAGTTGCTGAGCATGCGCAGATTGACCCTGATCTAGGAAATGCATTTATTTGTCATTTGCATGATCATTGGTTCTGCATTAGGAAAGTGAATGGGGAGGGGTATAACTTTGACAGCCTCTAGGCAGCTCCGCAACACTTATCCAAGTTTTACCTTGCAGCCTGCATGGATTCTCTTAAAGATTCTGGCTGGAGCATTTTCCTGGTGATAGGAAACTTCCCAAAAGAGTTTCCCATTGCATCCTCTGAAGCTCCCAACGGTTATGGACAGTGGCTGTCTCCTGAAGATGCTGAGAGGATTACTAAATCCTGCAACACAACAGAGTCTCCACAGACAATCGATTCCACTCAACAGGCATATCAAGAAACtctgttaaaaaaagaagaccaGAACTTGAAAGCTGCATTAGCTGCCAGCAAGATGGAATCTTCCCAACGCCGTGGCTAGGGTGGAAACCAGTAGTCTTCAAAATGACGAGGAAGATACCGAAGATGGCAATGAAGATAGCAAAGACAAAAACACACAATAAGAAATATTCATTTGCATTTAATTTGCAatgaaaactcattttcaaacaaaaaggtTTTGAGTTACAATAGGCAAGAATTTAATTTACATTTGGTTAGAAAATAATGTTCAGTACTAGATTGAATAGTTTTATTGATAAAACTTTCTGTTAGTACTTATTTTACTGACAGGTTTAAGAACTAAAACAATCTGTCggaaaaattattgttgttaatttatAGCATGGCGGTAATAAATTTATCCATTGATAGATTTATAGACTGATAAATCTGCTTCATTtcataatatcattaaattaaatattaaattaaaatttaacatatcattaacaaaaaaaatcatatttaattctattaatattttatttgtttgttggtATATTCTGAACAACCTTGACATATCTCTTGAGTTTGACTTTTACTATGAATAACCTAAGTGTTAATCaaagatattaattttcttAGCAAGTCATAAACATTCGTGTCACTTAATGGTATCTCTAagtaaatcaatttataatagtTATTGCTTAGATATTTAGAAATCGGggtaaaaaaatctcattcaacaaaaattataaatgaactTTGATATTATATGATAAATGAACTTGAACAAGTTATTGATTGTAAGTTATTATTGCATAAACAAAATGTTTAACGATAACTTTTTCTAAAATGAGGGTTGGGTTGAATTAGCTAGTGGTAATGTTGTACTGACTTCACATGCTCATTCAGTTATTCATCATCATGACTTGATAGATTATTAATAGTTATAGGTCTTGATTCAGAGTAAATGATTGTAAATATATCAATTCATTAAGCAATTAGAAGTGACAATAAATGTTGATTCGgagtaaataattataaatatatcaattcaCCAAGCAATTGGAAGTCACAAAAATAACCTAGACTTTAGAATGAATAGATTCAAACTTATACATTTATAACTTATTATGGTAGACTTATTCTCATCCATGTAGATAAATCATCAGTTTTAATCACCAAAGaccattagaaaaaaaagaaaagtaataatGTAACTTATCTTAGATATAAGTTTTTAAgtaatagtattttatatttagcataatcaattttttatctcaaaactTTAAAGAccatttcatgtttttaatgaTCATAATATAAatggtgatttatttttataagttacACGGTATTCTCCATTTTTATAAGTTACACATTATTCCCCCTCGCAACACAAAAAGTTACACATTATTCCCcaaacaacacaatttttttcccTAGATCACCATAATGTTAGGTGCAACAATGAcgtgtaaagtatttttttttaagtaaaacatCATATTAATTCAACTCTTACACAATTTaaaccataatatttaaattggttaaaaaaacattctgataatattaatatttattagtgCATAGAAgcgttaattaattttattaaatgtaaaCCAAGTTTTAAATCCACAATCAAAATTTTTCTTCCCGTTAGAAAACACATTGACAACTATtgcacattttatatatatataaatttgatcCAACCAATTGTGAGAAGGAGGCCAGGTAAATAGTTTTAACTAAAGTTCCCGTGGgagaaaaataaacacaaataatGCCCAtaatagagaaaaacaaatacaggCAGGGGAATGAAGCAAAATCTGGTAGGCTATATAGGCATATAGCTGGTCCAAGCAAGAGTTCCCTAAAATTCAATACAGGGTACAGCAGCAAAACAAAGCAATTTCTCTACTCCTGCCCACTTCCAAAACCATCACGGTTCTCATGCTGCCATCCAAAATCAGGTCCCTCATGGCCCATATCCCCAGAATAATATTTACCCCGTTTGGACTGTGATGCATGAGGCAAGGGAGGCGGAGGTGGTGGTGGATGTTTAAAGGGCTGTGGTGCCAATATACCTTTGCCATCTCGATGATCCATATTACCAGCATGTATAGCTTCCATCCCCTTGTTGGCAGTGGGTGGGGGAGGAGGGACCATTGGTAGAATTCCTGGATTTCGTCCATAGTCTCCTTGATAAAATGCAATATTTCCCTGAGAATCTGACGAGTTTGCAAAAGCATCAGGAATTCCCTGGCTCCCTGGTGCTGGTCCAGAATTCCAGGGCTGAGAATAATTTGCCATGAAATTCATACCACTTGCTGGGCCTGGTGGGAAGCCCAACAAAGACCCTTGTTCTGCTCCACCATCTGGTGCTGAATCTGGCCTGGCCATCTGGCCCATCTCATAGGGTGCAACATAGAATGGCTGAGCTCCCTCAGTTTGGAAAGGAGGAAGACCAAATTGAGGAGTTAATAGAGGATTCGAATTCATTGGCACAACAAAGTTTGGTGGTTGAATGGAATGCATAGGCGGGTATTCAGGCATGGGGGTCTCAGATACCATTCCCTGTTGCTTGTCTGCAAACTGGCTGGATTCTTGTTGTGGATGACCCTGTGTGATCTGTTGAAAATGACTCTGTTGGACAGGTCGGTCAAACCCTGGAGGATGGTTATTATTTAGCTGAGGCTCCGATAGGTAATTTTGGGCTTGCCCAAAATATGGCGGTTTTGACATCATTGGCCTTTGTAGTGGTTCTCTAGGCTGCTGCCGACGAGCTTTGTCTTCAAAATCAAGAAGCTGAGAACTTGAACCAGGTGAAATAACTGGCCTTGGAGGAGCTCGAACAGTGGAATCTGATGCTGTTGGTTGTTTAGTACTCTGAACTTCATACTCGTTGCCCTCATCTTTCACTGCATTTGGTTGTAGAAGGTCAGCATGGCTATCATGAATATGAGCTTCGAACTCAGAACTCTTCAGGAAAGATTTAAGACAATGAGGAGCTGCACAGATGAAGATCCCCTCCATCATTTTGATTGTCTGAATCTTCTGAATACGTTCATCACAACTGTGTTCCATGAAAGATCAGAAACAGATAGTGAATTCACTATCAATTCATAGATAAGGTAAGAATTTGAATATAGATTGAATTAATGAACCTTAGAAAAATTGCTCTCTTTTGTTAAGTCTACCCCACATAACTACAGTTATAGTAGCATAGTTCTATATTCTCATCAAGACAATAGCAGGCAAACCAAACTAAGGTCATTATAGATATACCAATAGGAAACAGAGATACTCGCAGCTAGTCCAGCATCAACAGACTTTATCATCCtccaatgttttttatatacaagCGAGAGTCACATCATGTAGCTGAAATAAAATGAAGACACAACTATACAACACCAAGCATATCTTCAGGTTTGCTGCAAGAGGAACTTGAGTGGACCTGCCCTTTGATGGCAGCATGTACGAGTAAAGATATTAGCAGTTGCTAGAGTTGCAAATTCACAATTAAagcataagaaataaaattttctcactctctctgtctctctctctctgtttgtgTGTGTTGTTCTTTTTGGAGAAAAGGGTTGTCTCTTAATTTTTGGCTCAGTAAAACAGTTAGGGATTTTTTTCAAGGCTGAAACTCAACATAAATCTGATTTACAAGACACTATAAATTCCAATAAATTCCGATTGTGGTTGAAAAAGGTAGAGGCATGAAAAACTGACATCTTGTAATGATTCACTCCTAGTTACTAAAGAATTCAAGGAGTCTCAACATAAATTCTTAGAAGCCTCCAGGAATTATTTCTCAGCTTCTCACATGAAATTAATTGATCATCACTCTGAGAAAAGAAGCTTAAAATCACATTTCAAAATTCTGGAAAGCTACAGAAACAACTTCGCACTACAAGTATTGAAAATCATATATTTCAGTGGCACTATACAACTCGTAACTTTGTTGCAAGTATACAAAAGATCAGAAATCTCCTTACAGATAGCATATTGAATCGCTCCTAGCACAATCAAGACAGAAAGCATGCTCGCAAGGACTCTGcataaacataattttgttaGCTCCCACATCAAGCTCTTAGAATAACTACACAACACACATAAGTATCTTATCAAGCTATTATAACACTTCTAGCATTAAACAGAGGATCTTGGATTAATATGCACAAACAGATGTGACCATTTGTTCCGAGGCACAGATTGCACTGAAAGGAGCATTGACAATCCGTGCTTCGTACTGGAACAcagtataaattttcaaaactcaCACATATGAAGCACTACCTTCTCAAATTCATGGTTCAATATAGTAGCCAAACCATTTTGAGTGGCTCTTCATTCAACGTATTAACAATGACTGCCACCTCCACCTACCTACAATGCTTTTAGTTTTCAAACATCCATTTAACATTCCCATCTCCACTGCACTTGTTTTATAGtccctttaaatttttcattaataagaaaaaaaaaagcttcaggACACACAAAAGAAGAGCACAGCAGCCGTCAGCCAACACTTCTGCTCCGACTGGTACCATTATCAATACTACAAACCCGAAATGTATATTCAGATGGGTGAATATCAACACCATTTAGCAGCCAAGAATCTCGAAAATGTTCTAAGACTATATTACCCCCTACCATGTTTCTTCAATTTTCCCCTTTCCATAAAATTCAACCATTTCTTTATCTAAATTCTCCATTCAGTTTCgattaaattgttaatttttaattattgatgtcaccaaaaacataaataaataagacaAAACAGGAACACTCAAAATTAATTTACCAGGCGACCGTAGATGGCAATTGGGAAATCACAGCGGACGCAAAAATGGACTCGCTCGCCAATCTGACGCCGTGATCTGCGGCCCACAGTCTTGGCAACGGTAGCAGCGGTTGCACTCCCAATGCCTTTTGCTACGGGAAGATCAGCAAGTACAAGGTGGTCTGGGCAAGCAACCGTCACTGTTTCTGCCGTTAAGGGTTTCACGACCGAccctcctccaccaccagcaGCACCGCCGCCACCAGTTTCTGATGATGGCTTGCTAAGTCGAATCAGCATCTTTCCACCAAACCCTAAACAATCTGAAATGACAACTgggatttttcttcaatagggAAGGCTCTTTGTATTCTTTTTTGAGTAATTGTAAACGACGGCTCGTGTCGATTTAGAGGTTGCAGCCACTTGTCGTCTGCCAagctagtaaaaaaaatcctctTATCATGTGATGAAACGAATTTAAAACAGTtattacattaataataaaaaaaataaaaataaacgagGATCCACAAATCCTAATTATACAACTAATAACAAGTCATGGAAATCATGAATATTTATTCTGAATCAAAATCAGTcagacacccaaaaaaaatatacaaagacAGAAAAAACCTCTCTTTTGAAGGTCAAaacttttgagtttttaaagctatttttattttttaatttgtgcaaggcaattatttaataaaatattctaaaaataaataaagtatatttattaatcatattttataaaataaaaaatgcccTCACTAAACAAAAAACTCCAAGTACAAAATAAACATCGCCTAAAGTCCCAATtattagatatatataaaaattaaaaataaaatctttaatattttaaaaagctacatttataattttgtttaagaCCACCATTCACTTAAGCCTACTTTGGAGATAATAATGTCCTCTGGTTTCACGAATCAGAAAGATCACAAAGGATAGGGATTATTAAATCTGCGATTTAGTTCTGTGAGATTTTGAGTGTTGTTGAGGTGTGAGATTTGGTGTTCATGGCAGAGGAGAAAAGAAATCGCAAAGTGAAATCGATCTGTTCTTGGATAATTGATATGATCAGTGTGTTTTTATGTTATAGGAacgatttttaaatttttttaaaaaattaatatttttttagtatttttaaattattttaatatattgatgttaaaaataatttttttaaaataaaaaaattattttaatatatttctaaaaatatatatattttaaaaattaatcccaAATCCCAatcacatttttaaatatacttgtaatattatattattgtacCCAATTAATCAAGCAGAAACAAAGTCTTGTGTCAGGAAGAATGGGCCAAAACTTAATTACAGATTAGACTTGATAACAATCCAGACTTATGTAAATAACGGGCTGTTTCAGATATGAATGGATCATTTAACAGATATACCCACAAATTCgtaataattaatatacatcCATCAAGGCACTTGATTGTGCTATTATTAATAGAGGAACAACtcgatttataaaaattaaagttgatgCGTTcaattgcaaaaataaaaaaatccaaacactTTAATATCATTATCTTGATTTGTAAAGAGCTTGATGATAAAGATATGTTTATGATTTATATCCAAGATGTGAGGAAAATAAGCAATCTCCTTGGATAGAGAGATTTCTTTGGAGGAATGGTTCATACTGAGTTGGTGTTGCAGAGGCCTGAGAGGGATCAGGGAAGAACAGCAAAGCCTCGAACCCAAACTAGCTG
The Populus nigra chromosome 3, ddPopNigr1.1, whole genome shotgun sequence genome window above contains:
- the LOC133689748 gene encoding E3 ubiquitin-protein ligase HAKAI homolog isoform X1, producing MLIRLSKPSSETGGGGAAGGGGGSVVKPLTAETVTVACPDHLVLADLPVAKGIGSATAATVAKTVGRRSRRQIGERVHFCVRCDFPIAIYGRLSPCEHAFCLDCARSDSICYLCDERIQKIQTIKMMEGIFICAAPHCLKSFLKSSEFEAHIHDSHADLLQPNAVKDEGNEYEVQSTKQPTASDSTVRAPPRPVISPGSSSQLLDFEDKARRQQPREPLQRPMMSKPPYFGQAQNYLSEPQLNNNHPPGFDRPVQQSHFQQITQGHPQQESSQFADKQQGMVSETPMPEYPPMHSIQPPNFVVPMNSNPLLTPQFGLPPFQTEGAQPFYVAPYEMGQMARPDSAPDGGAEQGSLLGFPPGPASGMNFMANYSQPWNSGPAPGSQGIPDAFANSSDSQGNIAFYQGDYGRNPGILPMVPPPPPTANKGMEAIHAGNMDHRDGKGILAPQPFKHPPPPPPPLPHASQSKRGKYYSGDMGHEGPDFGWQHENRDGFGSGQE
- the LOC133689748 gene encoding E3 ubiquitin-protein ligase HAKAI homolog isoform X2, whose translation is MIKSVDAGLAASISVSYCCDERIQKIQTIKMMEGIFICAAPHCLKSFLKSSEFEAHIHDSHADLLQPNAVKDEGNEYEVQSTKQPTASDSTVRAPPRPVISPGSSSQLLDFEDKARRQQPREPLQRPMMSKPPYFGQAQNYLSEPQLNNNHPPGFDRPVQQSHFQQITQGHPQQESSQFADKQQGMVSETPMPEYPPMHSIQPPNFVVPMNSNPLLTPQFGLPPFQTEGAQPFYVAPYEMGQMARPDSAPDGGAEQGSLLGFPPGPASGMNFMANYSQPWNSGPAPGSQGIPDAFANSSDSQGNIAFYQGDYGRNPGILPMVPPPPPTANKGMEAIHAGNMDHRDGKGILAPQPFKHPPPPPPPLPHASQSKRGKYYSGDMGHEGPDFGWQHENRDGFGSGQE